In a genomic window of Alphaproteobacteria bacterium:
- the serB gene encoding phosphoserine phosphatase SerB — protein sequence MISSLTPASNRQKKLLLADMDSTIAATETLDELAAFAGIKDKIAAITALAMEGKLDFKAALKERVGLLKDLPISAMKETLDETALNPGAETFAPTMRAQGATCVLVSGGFTFFTEAIAKRSGFEFNHGNILEIENDKLTGQVREPILDKFAKVSFLERYMKEKNLKPEDCLTIGDGANDIPMLKKQGWASATTRNKPFWMKWTTRFFMET from the coding sequence TTGATTTCTTCACTAACCCCTGCAAGCAACCGCCAGAAAAAACTGCTTCTCGCCGACATGGACTCGACCATTGCCGCCACCGAGACCCTCGACGAACTCGCCGCATTTGCAGGCATTAAGGACAAGATCGCCGCCATCACCGCGCTGGCCATGGAAGGTAAACTGGACTTCAAAGCCGCCCTCAAGGAACGAGTCGGCCTGCTGAAGGATTTGCCTATTTCCGCCATGAAGGAAACTTTGGATGAAACGGCCCTGAACCCCGGCGCGGAAACATTTGCACCGACCATGCGCGCCCAGGGTGCCACCTGCGTTCTCGTCTCCGGCGGCTTTACCTTCTTTACAGAAGCCATCGCCAAACGCAGCGGCTTCGAATTCAATCACGGAAACATTCTGGAAATAGAAAACGATAAACTGACCGGACAGGTCCGCGAACCGATCCTCGATAAATTCGCGAAAGTCTCATTTCTGGAGCGATACATGAAGGAAAAGAATCTGAAGCCGGAGGATTGCCTGACCATCGGCGACGGCGCCAACGACATCCCGATGCTGAAAAAGCAGGGCTGGGCATCGGCTACCACCCGAAACAAGCCGTTCTGGATGAAGTGGACAACACGATTCTTTATGGAGACCTGA